In one window of Chiloscyllium punctatum isolate Juve2018m chromosome 11, sChiPun1.3, whole genome shotgun sequence DNA:
- the LOC140482629 gene encoding uncharacterized protein, which translates to RQRVNMREREHEGERERENTRERERENTRERERERETESKHERERTREREREREHEREREREHEREKLERERQRQREEREHEAEREREKTRERENTRERDRDHEGENTRERDRERERERERERENTRERETERDREREREREREREREHEGEREREHEREREHEREREREHEAERENTRERERKHERERTRERETETTRERTRGRETERERERERERERTRGRERQRETERERERKHTREREHKGERENTRERGREDTRDREHERSLVFVLFLVFVLFLSVCSLS; encoded by the exons agacagagagtaaacatgagagagagagaacacgagggagagagagagagagagaacacgagggagagagagagagagaacacgagggagagagagagagagagagagacagagagtaaacatgagagagagagaacacgagagagagagagagagagagaacacgagagagagagagagagagaacacgagagagaga aactagagagagagagacagaggcagagaga ggagagagaacatgaggcagagagagagagagagaaaacacgagagagagagaacacgagagagagagacagagaccacgagggagagaacacgagggagagagacagagagagagagagagagagagagagagagagagagaacacgagggagagagagacagagagagacagagagagagagagagagagaga gagggagagagagagagaacacgagggagagagagagagagaacacgagagagagagagaacacgagagagagagggagagagaacatgaggcagagagagagaacacgagagagagagagagaaaacacgagagagagagaacacgagagagagagacagagaccacgagggagagaacacgagggagagagacagagagagagagagagagagagagagagagagagagaacacgagggagagagagacagagagagacagagagagagagagagagaaaacacacaagagagagggaacacaagggagagagagagaacacaagggagagagggagagaggacacgAGGGATAGAGaacatgag